The Niastella koreensis GR20-10 genome includes a window with the following:
- a CDS encoding AMP-dependent synthetase/ligase, whose amino-acid sequence MTEPKRLFDCLQFHLKENKSLPNMLAAKENGQWKSYSTQEVKTTVDKLSAGLLNLGMQCGDMTAENRDKIAVLSKNRPEWIMLDLAVQQIGAILTPIYPTINVQDLEFVLHDAQVKIVFVNDEELFHKVLSVKDKVPSLQEIYTFEHVANARHWKEVISLSSEEALKKVQTIADNIDGEDLATIIYTSGTTGTPKGVMLSHRNIMSNVMACYPCLPVFPEMKALSFLPLNHIFERMISYFYLYRGIPIYYAETMDTIGENLKEVKPGMFTTVPRLLEKVYDRIMAKGAELTGIKRKLFYWAHDLATRYEINKPMGFSYKMQLALANKLIFSKWREGLGNNLKCIVSGGAACQVRLIRIFTAAQIPVLEGYGLTETSPVISVNRFEEKDRQFGTVGPLIDDVEVKIAEDGEILCKGPNVMMGYYKRPDLTKEEMTGEWYHTGDIGMMVDGRYLKITDRKKELFKTSGGKYVAPLPIENKLKESIFVEQIMVVGSERKFVGALIIPAFPTLKDWARKQGLPNMSNEELIKQPKVHDLYRELIDSYNKFFNHVEQIKRFELLPQEWSIETGEMTPKLSLKRKVVMEKYRASIEHIYA is encoded by the coding sequence ATGACCGAACCCAAACGTCTATTCGATTGCCTGCAATTCCATTTAAAAGAGAACAAATCTTTGCCCAACATGCTGGCGGCAAAGGAAAATGGTCAATGGAAATCCTACAGCACACAGGAAGTTAAAACTACAGTAGATAAATTAAGCGCCGGATTACTGAACCTGGGCATGCAATGCGGCGATATGACCGCTGAAAACCGTGATAAAATTGCCGTTCTCAGTAAAAACCGGCCCGAATGGATCATGCTCGATTTGGCCGTTCAGCAAATCGGTGCCATTCTCACGCCCATTTACCCTACCATCAATGTGCAGGACCTGGAATTTGTGTTGCACGATGCCCAGGTGAAAATTGTATTTGTAAACGACGAAGAACTGTTTCATAAAGTTTTAAGTGTAAAAGACAAGGTGCCTTCCCTGCAGGAGATCTACACGTTTGAACATGTGGCCAATGCCCGTCACTGGAAAGAAGTGATCTCGCTGTCAAGCGAAGAAGCCCTGAAAAAAGTACAAACCATTGCTGATAATATCGACGGAGAAGACCTGGCTACCATTATTTATACTTCCGGCACAACGGGCACGCCCAAGGGCGTAATGCTGTCGCACCGGAACATTATGAGTAATGTAATGGCCTGCTATCCCTGTTTACCGGTGTTTCCCGAGATGAAAGCGCTGAGCTTTCTGCCCCTGAACCATATTTTCGAGCGCATGATCAGTTATTTCTACCTGTACAGGGGTATTCCCATTTATTATGCGGAAACTATGGATACCATTGGGGAAAACCTGAAGGAAGTAAAGCCTGGTATGTTCACCACCGTGCCCCGCCTGCTGGAAAAAGTGTATGACCGCATTATGGCCAAAGGCGCGGAGCTTACCGGTATAAAAAGAAAATTATTCTACTGGGCGCACGACCTGGCCACCCGGTACGAGATCAATAAACCCATGGGCTTTAGTTACAAAATGCAACTGGCCCTGGCCAATAAACTCATTTTTAGCAAATGGCGCGAAGGCCTGGGTAATAACCTGAAATGTATTGTAAGTGGCGGCGCTGCCTGCCAGGTACGTTTGATCCGCATTTTTACCGCCGCACAAATCCCCGTGCTGGAAGGTTATGGGTTAACAGAAACCTCGCCTGTTATCAGTGTAAACCGGTTTGAAGAAAAAGACCGCCAGTTTGGTACGGTTGGTCCGCTCATCGACGATGTAGAAGTAAAGATTGCAGAAGACGGCGAAATACTTTGCAAAGGCCCCAATGTGATGATGGGTTATTACAAACGCCCCGATTTAACGAAGGAAGAAATGACCGGCGAATGGTATCATACAGGTGATATCGGCATGATGGTAGATGGCCGGTACCTGAAAATAACCGATCGCAAAAAAGAACTGTTTAAAACCAGCGGTGGTAAATATGTGGCGCCACTGCCCATTGAAAACAAGCTGAAGGAATCGATCTTTGTAGAACAGATCATGGTAGTGGGATCAGAAAGGAAATTTGTGGGCGCGCTTATTATCCCTGCCTTTCCAACGCTGAAAGACTGGGCGCGCAAACAGGGCCTGCCCAACATGAGCAACGAAGAACTGATTAAGCAACCCAAGGTGCACGATCTGTACCGCGAACTGATCGATAGCTACAACAAATTCTTCAATCACGTTGAGCAAATAAAACGGTTTGAACTGCTGCCCCAGGAATGGAGCATAGAAACCGGCGAAATGACTCCCAAACTGAGCCTGAAGCGGAAAGTGGTAATGGAAAAATACCGCGCCTCTATTGAGCACATTTACGCATAA
- a CDS encoding pyridoxal phosphate-dependent decarboxylase family protein, which yields MKKEASLTEEKTLDPQDWSKLNELGHRMLDDLFYYLETTRQRPVYTKPPGDVIASMQQPLPETPQGTTAVYEDFFANVLPYNTNNIHPRFWAWVQGGGTPFGMLADMLASGMNANVSIGDSMPMYVEKQVLNWSKEMMGFPATASGLLLSGASLANITALIVARHHANRNIKTKGLQSAPGPLTVYGSTETHNCVVKGVEVIGIGSDNFRKVPVDADYRIDVAALRRMIGEDKAAGCQPFCIVGNAGTVNTGAIDPLDELAAVAREHNLWLHVDGAFGAIPKLLPEFAGTLKGLELADSLSFDFHKWMYVNYEAACVLIRDPQLHKEAFTSAVNYLTLHERGLSAGPDAFNNLGMELSRGFKALKIWMLLKQNGLETYRTLIRQNLQQAQYLAEGIQLHPELELLAPVPLNIVCFRYNPGNCTGAELNKGNKEILMRLHEQGIAAPSYTVLNGQYAIRAAITNHRSQFSDFELLVNETIRIGIEVFSL from the coding sequence ATGAAAAAAGAAGCCTCACTTACAGAAGAAAAAACGCTCGATCCGCAGGACTGGTCAAAACTGAATGAGCTGGGCCATCGCATGCTGGACGATCTGTTTTATTACCTGGAAACAACGCGGCAACGACCGGTGTACACCAAACCACCAGGTGATGTTATTGCCAGTATGCAACAACCGCTGCCCGAAACCCCACAGGGCACTACAGCGGTGTATGAAGATTTTTTTGCCAACGTACTGCCGTATAACACCAACAACATTCATCCCCGGTTTTGGGCCTGGGTACAGGGCGGCGGCACGCCCTTTGGCATGCTGGCCGATATGCTGGCTTCGGGCATGAACGCCAACGTAAGCATTGGCGACAGCATGCCGATGTATGTAGAAAAGCAGGTGCTCAACTGGTCGAAGGAAATGATGGGCTTTCCCGCAACCGCCAGTGGCCTGTTGTTAAGCGGCGCTTCCCTGGCCAACATTACTGCGTTGATTGTGGCCAGGCATCACGCCAACCGCAACATCAAAACAAAAGGATTGCAATCGGCGCCGGGGCCGCTGACGGTGTACGGTTCTACCGAAACTCATAATTGCGTGGTAAAAGGGGTGGAAGTGATTGGCATTGGCAGCGATAACTTTCGCAAAGTACCGGTTGACGCCGATTACAGAATTGATGTGGCAGCCCTGCGAAGAATGATCGGGGAAGACAAAGCAGCGGGTTGCCAGCCCTTTTGCATTGTAGGCAATGCCGGCACGGTAAATACCGGCGCCATCGACCCCCTGGATGAGCTGGCGGCTGTTGCCCGGGAACATAATCTTTGGCTGCACGTTGATGGCGCTTTTGGCGCCATCCCCAAACTGTTGCCCGAATTTGCCGGCACCCTGAAGGGGCTGGAGCTGGCCGACAGCCTTTCGTTCGATTTTCACAAATGGATGTATGTAAACTATGAGGCCGCGTGTGTGCTTATCCGCGATCCGCAGTTGCACAAGGAAGCATTTACTTCCGCAGTAAATTATTTAACCCTGCACGAACGCGGGCTCTCTGCAGGTCCTGATGCGTTTAACAACCTGGGTATGGAACTGTCGCGCGGGTTTAAAGCCCTTAAAATCTGGATGCTCTTAAAACAGAACGGGCTCGAAACCTATCGCACGCTCATCAGGCAAAACCTGCAGCAGGCGCAATACCTGGCAGAAGGGATTCAACTGCACCCCGAACTGGAGTTGCTGGCGCCGGTGCCCCTGAACATTGTATGCTTCCGGTATAATCCCGGCAATTGTACCGGGGCTGAATTGAACAAGGGGAATAAAGAGATCCTGATGCGGTTGCATGAGCAGGGAATTGCGGCGCCTTCTTATACGGTACTGAATGGACAATATGCCATCCGTGCCGCCATTACCAATCACCGGAGTCAGTTCTCCGATTTTGAATTACTTGTAAATGAGACTATAAGGATAGGGATAGAAGTTTTTAGTTTATAG
- a CDS encoding branched-chain amino acid aminotransferase: protein MELTDEIMVQRTTKSRLPEVDFNKLGFGNYISDHMLICYYKNGQWETPSIVPFGDISLSPATLALHYGQSVFEGLKAFRLDDGRVNLFRVQKHYERMLRSLSRMCMPGIPEEIFVEGLRRLIEVDKDWLPTQPGGALYVRPIMFASEAKYGVKISDEYCFIMFTGPVGSYFSNPLRLKVETDFTRAAKGGTGSAKCAGNYGGAYYPTQKAKEAGFDQVLWTDARENKYIEESGMMNAMFVIDGVLVTPPTSDSILAGVTRDSLLTLADDLGIPNEARPIAITELENAFRHNTISEAFGAGTAAVVAPIATIHLNGIDHHLPAYNDNSIMFQLKNRLEAIRKCQEEDKHGWNFLF from the coding sequence ATGGAACTTACCGATGAGATAATGGTTCAGAGAACAACCAAATCAAGATTACCAGAAGTTGATTTTAACAAGCTGGGGTTTGGAAACTATATTTCCGACCACATGCTGATCTGCTATTATAAAAACGGACAATGGGAAACGCCCAGTATTGTTCCCTTTGGCGATATTTCCTTAAGCCCTGCTACCCTGGCCCTGCATTACGGACAATCGGTGTTTGAAGGATTGAAAGCATTCAGGCTCGATGATGGCCGCGTGAACCTGTTCCGCGTGCAAAAACATTATGAAAGAATGCTGCGTTCTTTAAGCCGCATGTGCATGCCGGGCATACCCGAAGAAATTTTTGTAGAAGGGCTTCGCCGCCTGATTGAAGTGGATAAAGACTGGTTACCTACGCAGCCTGGTGGCGCATTGTACGTTCGGCCCATCATGTTTGCCAGCGAAGCCAAATACGGCGTGAAGATCTCTGATGAATATTGCTTTATTATGTTTACCGGGCCTGTTGGTTCTTACTTCAGTAACCCATTGCGGTTAAAAGTAGAAACCGATTTCACCCGGGCAGCTAAAGGTGGTACCGGTTCCGCAAAATGCGCCGGTAACTATGGTGGTGCTTATTACCCCACACAAAAAGCAAAAGAAGCCGGCTTTGACCAGGTATTATGGACAGATGCCCGCGAAAACAAATACATTGAAGAAAGCGGCATGATGAACGCCATGTTCGTGATCGACGGCGTACTGGTTACCCCACCTACCAGCGATTCCATCCTGGCCGGTGTAACCCGCGATAGTTTGCTCACACTGGCAGATGACCTGGGTATTCCCAATGAAGCCCGCCCCATAGCCATAACAGAGCTGGAAAACGCCTTCCGTCATAATACCATTTCTGAAGCATTTGGCGCCGGTACAGCCGCCGTGGTAGCGCCTATTGCCACTATTCACTTAAATGGCATTGACCACCATTTACCGGCTTATAACGATAACTCCATCATGTTCCAGTTAAAGAACAGGCTGGAAGCTATCCGTAAATGCCAGGAAGAGGACAAACACGGCTGGAACTTCCTGTTCTAG
- a CDS encoding SDR family NAD(P)-dependent oxidoreductase, giving the protein MPKTIIITGANGNLGTAVVKKFLDQDYKVIAVDHSGSHLGFADRHPNFELHGIELTDEAECKTFVNEAIGLYGNIDCAVLLAGGFEMGGIDTTDTAQLRKMFTLNFETAYHLARPLFQHMLQNGYGRLVLTGARPGLNLEEGTNKIAYALSKSLLFNLAEILNKEAKGKNVTVSVIAPSTIDTKPNRDSMPDAKFENWVKPEAIADVLSFICSDSGNVLRESIYKVYNNA; this is encoded by the coding sequence ATGCCTAAAACCATTATTATAACAGGCGCTAATGGGAACCTGGGTACTGCCGTAGTAAAAAAATTCCTGGACCAGGACTATAAAGTAATTGCGGTTGACCATTCGGGTAGCCACCTGGGGTTTGCAGACAGGCATCCCAATTTTGAACTGCATGGTATTGAACTTACCGACGAAGCAGAATGTAAGACCTTTGTAAACGAAGCCATAGGCCTGTATGGCAATATCGACTGTGCCGTGCTGCTGGCCGGCGGCTTTGAAATGGGCGGCATTGATACTACTGATACTGCCCAGTTAAGAAAAATGTTCACCCTCAATTTTGAAACAGCCTACCACCTGGCAAGGCCCCTGTTTCAGCATATGCTGCAAAATGGGTATGGCCGATTGGTATTAACCGGCGCCCGCCCGGGTTTAAACCTGGAAGAAGGCACTAACAAAATTGCCTATGCGTTAAGCAAATCGTTGCTGTTTAACCTGGCTGAGATCTTAAATAAAGAAGCCAAAGGGAAAAATGTTACGGTATCGGTAATTGCTCCCAGCACCATCGATACAAAGCCCAACCGGGATAGCATGCCCGATGCGAAATTCGAGAACTGGGTAAAACCCGAAGCCATTGCAGATGTACTGTCGTTTATTTGTTCTGACAGCGGAAATGTATTGCGGGAGAGTATTTATAAAGTTTACAACAACGCATAA
- a CDS encoding glycoside hydrolase family protein: MKHHQSPYVNKRKKCIEFHITNACANRIALAGDFNNWAHDQLTLRPANNGVWTIEIPMLPRGKYHYKFFIDERMWAEDIENQFREPDGVTGWNSVLEV; this comes from the coding sequence ATGAAACACCATCAATCCCCTTACGTAAACAAGAGGAAGAAGTGTATTGAGTTTCACATCACGAATGCCTGTGCAAACAGGATTGCTTTGGCTGGTGATTTTAACAACTGGGCTCATGACCAGTTAACCTTACGCCCCGCCAATAATGGGGTGTGGACCATAGAGATACCTATGTTGCCACGCGGAAAGTATCATTACAAATTTTTTATCGATGAAAGAATGTGGGCTGAGGATATAGAGAACCAGTTTCGTGAGCCGGACGGCGTTACGGGTTGGAACAGTGTGTTGGAAGTATAG
- a CDS encoding HAMP domain-containing sensor histidine kinase — MKIKFKITALFALLVTIILLVLSISVHYFTSLQRTEAFKKRLRGRANNDGQLFSYLGDNDSSRAFLYHIDSASAFTLNQKSVVIFDYLDRPVYRYNASDIDSILPDKEILKQARVKHDVYFTVNKRDALAFHYTDNRSRIVVVVAAYDVDGWQRLKDLRDILLTCLFIGIAVALMVGYAFSVQLVKPIKQIIYDVKHITSQNLTHHIQAGSTQDELNQLANTFNELLDRLQEYFLVQRRFISNASHELSTPLTSILSQLEVTLQKKRSDEEYKQVITSVHEDVQQMQQLTKSLLEIAKTGTEGGIELSEVRIDEVLLKVTADVQKNSEAYKVQLEFGDFPDDEKAFLVFGNVDLLYSSLRNIADNGCKFSYNYQVMINLLFENDNVIVEFRNFGDPITEAESEHIFQPFYRSATASPIRGFGLGLPLAQRIINMHKGAIKVHSSKETGTTFTITLPSIKAFAAKA, encoded by the coding sequence TTGAAAATCAAATTCAAAATAACCGCGTTATTTGCGTTACTTGTTACCATAATACTATTGGTATTAAGTATCTCCGTTCATTATTTTACCTCCCTGCAACGGACAGAAGCATTTAAAAAGCGGCTGAGAGGAAGGGCTAATAACGATGGCCAGTTGTTCAGTTATCTGGGCGATAACGACAGCAGCCGCGCCTTCCTGTACCACATCGATTCGGCCTCAGCCTTTACCCTGAACCAGAAAAGCGTGGTGATCTTCGACTACCTCGACCGCCCTGTGTACCGGTATAATGCCAGCGATATCGATTCCATTCTGCCCGATAAAGAGATCCTGAAGCAGGCCCGGGTAAAACACGACGTATATTTTACGGTGAACAAGCGCGACGCGCTGGCCTTTCATTACACCGATAACCGAAGCCGCATTGTAGTAGTGGTGGCCGCCTACGATGTGGACGGCTGGCAGCGGCTAAAAGACCTGCGCGACATTCTGCTCACCTGTTTGTTCATAGGCATTGCCGTTGCATTGATGGTAGGGTACGCCTTTTCGGTACAGCTGGTAAAACCAATTAAGCAGATCATTTACGACGTAAAACATATTACCTCGCAAAACCTCACGCACCACATCCAGGCAGGAAGTACACAGGATGAACTGAACCAGCTGGCCAACACGTTCAATGAATTGCTCGACCGGTTACAGGAATACTTCCTGGTACAGCGGCGTTTTATTTCCAATGCCTCACACGAACTGTCAACCCCGCTCACCTCAATATTGAGCCAGCTGGAAGTGACCCTGCAAAAGAAAAGAAGCGATGAAGAGTATAAACAGGTAATAACCTCGGTGCATGAAGACGTACAGCAAATGCAGCAGCTTACCAAGAGCCTGCTGGAGATTGCGAAAACCGGTACCGAAGGCGGTATTGAATTAAGCGAAGTGCGCATTGATGAGGTACTGCTGAAGGTAACTGCCGATGTACAAAAGAACAGTGAAGCGTATAAAGTTCAGCTGGAGTTTGGCGATTTTCCCGATGATGAAAAAGCCTTCCTGGTTTTTGGGAACGTAGACCTGTTGTATAGTTCACTGCGTAATATTGCAGACAATGGCTGTAAATTTTCCTACAACTACCAGGTAATGATCAACCTGCTGTTTGAGAACGACAACGTAATTGTAGAGTTCAGGAATTTCGGCGATCCCATTACCGAAGCTGAATCAGAACATATTTTTCAACCTTTTTACCGCAGCGCCACGGCCTCCCCTATCAGAGGGTTCGGGTTAGGCCTGCCATTGGCCCAGCGCATCATAAATATGCACAAGGGCGCCATTAAAGTTCATTCTTCAAAGGAAACGGGAACAACCTTTACCATCACCCTGCCCTCTATAAAGGCGTTTGCAGCAAAAGCCTGA
- a CDS encoding response regulator transcription factor, producing the protein MEEIKILLVEDEKKIAESLKKGLSEQGYHVEVAYDGLIGKKLFETYPFDLIILDINLPGLNGYELCKEIRRHSERIPVVMLTALNTTADKIEGFDAGADDYIVKPFDFKELLVRIRALLKRIYHNIPTGNILKVADLVMNLDSKEVTRADKPISLTAKEFQLLEYLIRNKNRVVSRADIALNVWDIDFDTKTNVIDVYVNFLRKKLDKDFETRLIHTQVGMGYILKENP; encoded by the coding sequence ATGGAAGAAATAAAAATTTTACTGGTAGAGGATGAAAAAAAGATAGCAGAGTCATTAAAGAAAGGACTTAGCGAACAGGGCTATCATGTAGAAGTTGCCTATGATGGCCTTATTGGAAAGAAATTGTTCGAAACCTATCCGTTCGACCTCATTATCCTGGATATTAACCTGCCCGGTTTAAATGGTTATGAACTGTGTAAGGAGATCCGCCGCCACAGTGAACGCATTCCGGTGGTTATGCTAACAGCCCTCAACACCACCGCCGATAAGATCGAAGGTTTTGATGCCGGCGCCGATGATTATATTGTAAAGCCGTTCGATTTTAAAGAGCTGCTGGTGCGCATCAGGGCCCTGTTAAAAAGGATCTATCACAATATCCCAACGGGCAATATTCTAAAGGTGGCCGATCTCGTTATGAACCTCGACAGTAAGGAGGTAACCCGGGCCGATAAGCCCATTTCACTTACTGCCAAGGAATTTCAGTTGCTCGAATACCTGATCAGGAATAAGAACCGGGTAGTGTCCCGTGCAGATATTGCCCTGAATGTATGGGATATCGATTTCGATACCAAGACCAATGTAATTGATGTATATGTAAACTTCCTGCGTAAAAAACTGGATAAGGATTTTGAAACCCGGCTTATACATACGCAGGTAGGCATGGGCTATATACTGAAAGAAAACCCTTAG
- a CDS encoding type I glyceraldehyde-3-phosphate dehydrogenase codes for MMRIAINGMGRIGRLLFRRLIDSNEVELVAVNDIMDADNLAYLLKYDSVYGTFAGGITHKPETLEVNGKLVKAYQQQHPYMLPWKDLDIDVVLECSGLFSNRAAAEQHIKAGARKVLLSTTGSNDIPLLVYGFNQHALTAEETIVSPGGCMTNCSTHILYILNAIGIKSVQCNILHSYTSRQELVDAPHKQFRRGRAAAESIIPVEIDLQQSLERLLPAMKGKIASVSTRVPVANGALADFTIQLQEETTREAINKLFSTAAKNDYKGIIEYTEDPLVSLDIKGNTHSCVIDGTLTSVIGNHVKLIAWFDNEYGFTTRMIDWLSLMG; via the coding sequence ATGATGAGAATTGCAATCAACGGTATGGGCCGTATTGGCCGCCTTTTGTTCAGACGCCTGATCGATAGCAACGAAGTTGAGCTGGTTGCGGTAAACGATATCATGGATGCCGATAACCTGGCTTATCTGTTAAAGTACGATTCTGTGTACGGCACCTTCGCCGGCGGTATTACCCATAAACCCGAAACACTTGAAGTGAACGGCAAACTGGTGAAAGCGTATCAGCAACAACATCCTTACATGCTGCCCTGGAAAGACCTGGACATAGATGTGGTGCTGGAATGCTCTGGGCTTTTCAGTAACCGCGCTGCTGCCGAACAGCACATAAAGGCCGGCGCCCGTAAAGTGCTCTTGTCAACTACCGGTTCAAACGATATTCCCCTGCTGGTGTATGGTTTTAACCAGCACGCCCTTACCGCGGAAGAAACAATTGTTTCGCCCGGTGGGTGCATGACCAATTGCAGTACCCATATTTTGTACATCCTGAACGCCATTGGCATCAAATCGGTACAGTGTAATATTTTACATTCCTATACCTCACGGCAGGAGCTGGTTGATGCGCCGCATAAACAGTTCAGACGTGGCCGCGCAGCTGCCGAATCCATTATTCCGGTAGAAATTGACCTGCAACAATCGCTCGAACGGTTATTGCCTGCCATGAAGGGGAAGATAGCCTCGGTTTCAACCCGGGTACCTGTAGCCAATGGCGCCCTGGCCGATTTTACCATTCAGCTGCAGGAGGAAACAACCCGTGAAGCCATAAACAAGCTGTTTTCAACAGCCGCTAAAAACGATTATAAAGGAATTATAGAATATACCGAAGACCCCCTGGTGTCGCTGGATATTAAAGGAAATACCCATTCCTGCGTTATCGATGGCACCCTTACCTCCGTTATCGGCAACCACGTTAAGCTGATAGCCTGGTTTGATAATGAGTATGGGTTTACTACGCGGATGATTGATTGGTTAAGTTTGATGGGGTAG
- a CDS encoding response regulator — translation MTKERLKVLIIDDEKDLCLLIKAYLSRKNCDVHTAYTLTEGLSQVDQFMPDILFLDNNLPDGLGWEKAEVIIKDHPNIKLHLLSAFNPPQIKDGIPVTRIWEKPISLRDLDLYFK, via the coding sequence ATGACAAAGGAGCGCCTTAAGGTTTTAATTATTGACGATGAGAAGGATCTGTGCCTTTTAATTAAGGCCTACCTTAGCCGTAAAAACTGCGATGTACACACTGCCTATACGCTTACCGAAGGGCTTAGTCAGGTAGATCAGTTTATGCCAGATATATTATTTCTGGATAATAACCTGCCCGATGGGTTAGGATGGGAAAAAGCGGAAGTCATTATCAAAGACCATCCCAACATAAAGCTGCACCTGTTAAGTGCCTTTAACCCGCCACAGATCAAGGATGGCATCCCGGTGACCAGGATCTGGGAAAAGCCCATTTCGCTGCGCGATCTGGATTTGTACTTCAAGTAG
- a CDS encoding YtxH domain-containing protein — MTSNTKIILGMLAAAAAGAAIGVLLAPEKGSELRRKIKDGIDEVMEDVSELLALGRDEMKSMYKTAQEAEAEMES, encoded by the coding sequence ATGACATCTAACACAAAAATCATTCTAGGCATGCTGGCTGCCGCTGCTGCGGGCGCCGCAATTGGTGTTTTACTGGCTCCGGAAAAAGGAAGTGAGTTAAGAAGAAAAATCAAAGATGGCATTGATGAGGTAATGGAAGATGTGTCGGAGCTGCTGGCCCTTGGCCGGGATGAAATGAAAAGTATGTATAAAACAGCGCAGGAAGCCGAGGCCGAAATGGAAAGCTAA
- a CDS encoding phage holin family protein: protein MDDLHTKTGNLATHVQDIAQTYYDLARINIAQAGAKTLARAIIFFLISGLVLCILLLAGIGLSLYLGKLLYNTAAGYFIVAGFYLFIVMLLYLLRKKVVFPFFRDFIVRRIYDKSDNEL from the coding sequence ATGGACGATTTGCATACCAAAACTGGTAACCTGGCTACCCACGTGCAGGATATTGCTCAAACTTATTATGATTTAGCCCGTATAAACATAGCACAGGCTGGCGCCAAAACCCTGGCCCGTGCTATTATTTTCTTTTTGATATCCGGCCTGGTGCTATGTATATTACTGTTAGCAGGCATTGGACTCTCGCTGTATTTGGGTAAATTGCTGTACAATACAGCAGCAGGTTACTTTATTGTGGCAGGCTTTTACCTGTTTATCGTGATGTTATTATACCTGCTGCGCAAAAAAGTAGTATTCCCATTTTTCAGAGACTTTATAGTTAGAAGAATTTATGATAAATCAGATAACGAATTATAA
- a CDS encoding response regulator: MNNQPILIAEDDADDRYLLQSAFSEIGHPEKIDFVENGIEVLNYLDTNYTNNNSDDKALPGFILLDLNMPKKDGREVLKELKAHPVFKKIPIIVFTTTKNEIEIKRCYELGANSYVVKPISFDALLKVVENIRSFWFQTASIPVS; the protein is encoded by the coding sequence ATGAATAACCAACCGATACTCATTGCCGAAGACGATGCCGACGACAGGTACCTGCTGCAAAGCGCCTTTTCGGAAATAGGTCATCCCGAAAAAATAGACTTTGTAGAAAATGGGATTGAAGTGTTGAATTACCTGGATACAAATTATACCAACAATAATTCAGACGATAAAGCCCTGCCGGGTTTTATTCTGCTCGATTTAAATATGCCTAAAAAAGATGGGCGCGAAGTGTTGAAAGAATTGAAGGCGCACCCGGTATTTAAAAAAATACCGATTATTGTTTTTACTACTACCAAAAATGAAATTGAAATAAAGCGTTGTTACGAACTGGGCGCAAACAGTTATGTGGTAAAGCCTATCAGCTTTGATGCTTTATTAAAAGTGGTGGAAAATATCCGCAGCTTTTGGTTTCAAACTGCCTCCATTCCTGTTTCGTGA
- a CDS encoding DUF1328 domain-containing protein: protein MLRWTVIFLVVALIAAIFGFTGIAAGAASIAKILFFIFIVLFLISIIAGGFRRVD, encoded by the coding sequence ATGTTACGTTGGACAGTTATATTTCTGGTGGTAGCATTAATAGCAGCTATTTTTGGTTTTACCGGAATTGCTGCAGGCGCTGCTTCCATAGCTAAGATCCTGTTTTTCATATTTATCGTATTGTTCCTGATCTCAATTATTGCTGGTGGCTTTCGCCGGGTTGACTAA